A single region of the Epinephelus moara isolate mb chromosome 16, YSFRI_EMoa_1.0, whole genome shotgun sequence genome encodes:
- the ptpn18 gene encoding tyrosine-protein phosphatase non-receptor type 18 produces the protein MLVFVPQGVSSDKRYIASQGPLSSTLNDFWRMIWQYDVKVIVMACREVEMGKKKCECYWSTPHQSDAFGPFTVHNQGETRPNEDVVVRELSVSYQQVSRSVTQYQFLSWPDHDVPYEAAGVLDLLERVRNSQGTHTSPLLIHCSAGCGRTGVICALDYIHDLLVTERINTTDFSIMQIVLELRRQRPSAVQTKEQYQFIYTTATCMLERVLQSAGGRRLYSNLSQLKTPEKKTTRTPLSSSKRASQQADMSDTYAVVNKSKHPPPSDPAYSVVATPKSSRSLPSTHHYDNDVAGASAAPVYSTVRPRAKPHNLTLSAMPIYDTATPTNHMLGEGPPSLSNSGDYHLLPADHVSPAADDDYEDFSSSATDMSGLCSPGGIGFNCRVQKPRGPRDPPAEWSRLER, from the exons ATGTTGGTGTTTGTCCCGCAGGGGGTGTCATCAGACAAACGGTACATTGCCTCTCAGGGTCCCCTCAGTTCCACCCTGAATGACTTCTGGAGGATGATCTGGCAGTATGATGTCaag gtgatAGTCATGGCCTGCAGGGAAGTAGAGATGGGAAAG AAGAAGTGTGAGTGTTACTGGTCTACACCTCATCAGTCTGATGCGTTTGGACCGTTCACTGTGCACAAc CAGGGGGAGACACGTCCTAATGAAGATGTGGTGGTCAGAGAGCTGTCTGTCTCATACCAGCAG gtcaGCCGTTCAGTGACTCAGTATCAGTTCCTGTCGTGGCCGGATCACGACGTTCCGTACGAGGCTGCAGGAGTCCTGGACCTGCTGGAGAGAGTCAGGAACAGTCAGGGAACACACACCTCGCCTCTGCTGATACactgcag cgCAGGCTGTGGGAGGACAGGAGTCATCTGTGCTCTCGACTACATCCATGACCTGCTGGTTACCGAG cGGATCAACACGACAGACTTCAGCATCATGCAGATCGTCCTGGAGCTTCGGAGACAGAGACCGTCTGCAGTCCAAACCAAA gaGCAGTATCAGTTCATCTACACGACGGCCACCTGCATGCTGGAGCGAGTCCTGCAGTCAGCCGGCGGCCGTCGGCTCTACAGCAACCTGTCGCAG CTGAAAACACCTGAGAAGAAAACGACAAGAacacctctgtcctcctccaagag AGCGTCACAGCAGGCTGACATGAGCGACACGTACGCCGTGGTCAACAAGTCCAAACATCCTCCCCCATCAGACCCCGCCTACTCTGTTGTAGCCACGCCCAAGTCCAGCAG GTCGCTGCCTTCAACACATCACTATGACAACGATGTTGCAGGAGCATCAGCAGCGCCCGTCTACAGCACCGTCAGACCTCGAGCCAAACCTCACAACCTGACGCTCTCTGCCATGCCCATCTATGACACTGCAACACCAACCAATCACATGCTGGGAGAGGGGCCTCCGTCACTAAGCAACAGTGGAGACTATCACCTGCTGCCAG CTGATCATGTTTCacctgctgctgatgatgattaTGAAGATTTCTCCTCTTCAGCCACAGACATGAGCGGCCTCTGCTCACCTGGAGGGATCG GGTTCAACTGTCGCGTTCAGAAGCCCAGAGGACCCAGAGATCCTCCAGCTGAGTGGAGCCGACTGGAGAGATGA